One Panicum virgatum strain AP13 chromosome 3N, P.virgatum_v5, whole genome shotgun sequence DNA segment encodes these proteins:
- the LOC120664185 gene encoding translation initiation factor IF-2-like: protein MATSAPGGCGGDRCASGRDAWPLHHFLHEGVFCLLCSSCVLLYRPVAFCSACLHLLSTSDAAATAPAGDPAVAPPGPTAPCSSCGLSVAHLSCVPGDPASFVCPPCAAAAENRPFSFTPAPPGGGGGRRTLDERDARVLLVAARLAHDSISRAAAAAREVAERRVAEAAAARKRSREMLDAAFRALEAQAREAKMRPAPPPQPPKKKAPKSAEANRDKDRLLKLNAMQQPALAFAAAAAAAAAVSSMPLPTVPPPREDKKPVKQETQGSTPPPPPR from the exons ATGGCCACCTCCGCCccgggcggctgcggcggcgatcGCTGCGCCTCCGGCCGCGACGCCTGGCCGCTCCACCACTTCCTCCACGAGGGCGTCTTCtgcctcctctgctcctcctgcGTCCTCCTCTACCGCCCCGTCGCCTTCTGCTCCGCctgcctccacctcctctccacctccgacgccgccgccaccgcgcccgccGGCGATCCCGCCGTCGCCCCGCCCGGACCCACCGCCCCCTGCTCATCCTGCGGCCTCTCCGTCGCGCACCTCTCGTGCGTCCCGGGGGACCCCGCGTCCTTCGTCTgtccgccctgcgccgccgccgccgagaacAGGCCCTTCTCCTTCACACCCGCTCCccccggcgggggcgggggccgcCGCACGCTGGACGAGCGCGACGCGCGGGTCCTCCTAGTCGCGGCGCGCCTCGCGCACGACTCCATcagccgcgccgcggccgccgcccgcgaggTGGCCGAGCGCCGCGTcgcggaggccgccgcggcccggAAGCGCTCCCGCGAGATGCTCGACGCCGCGTTCCGCGCGCTGGAGGCGCAGGCCAGGGAGGCCAAGATGAGGCCCGCCCCGCCCCCCCAGCCGCCCAAGAAGAAGGCCCCGAAGAGCGCCGAGGCGAACAGAGACAAGGACAGGCTGCTCAAGCTCAACGCCATGCAGCAGCCTGCGCTAGCTTTCGCGGCGGCagctgccgcagcagcagcggtgAGCTCGATGCCATTGCCCACCGTGCCACCACCCAGGGAGGACAAGAAGCCAGTGAAACAAGAGACCCAAG GTTctacaccgccaccgccgccgagatAG